The Methanobrevibacter millerae genome includes the window ACATATCTTCCCATTATTGCAAGGTTTGACGGGGCCTTGTCCCTTGGAGGCTTTTCCACTAATTCATTAATCTTGTAGACATTCTCGTCAGTTTTCTCTAATTGTGATTTCGTACCTCTCCACTTTATCGATGGGAACCTCCTCTAGTGAAAATCGATTAAGCATTGCGGGTGCTGTAAATATCAATAAGCTGCTTGGTGCAAGGTGTCGGCACTAGCAATTGAATCGCCTAAAAGGACTGCGAACGACTCATCACCGATGTGTCTTCTGTCTCATCTTATTGCATCGCCCAGGCCGTTCTGCTCCTTTTGTCGGACATAGCAGATGTCTGCAAGGTCTGTGATTTTCCTGATCTGTTTAAGTTCACTGTCCTTTCGGTCTTTTAAAGGTTGTATTCAAGTTCGTAGTGCTTGTCGAAATGATTCTCAAGTGATTTTTTATACCTGCCGGTGACGATGATTATGTCCTCGATTCCAGAAGCCACCGCCTCCTCAACTACATACTGGATGAGGGGTTTGTCATAAGTCGGTAACATTTCCTTAGGTTATGCTTTTGTGGCAGGTAGGATTATTGTTCCGAAACCTGTTGCTGGATTAATGGAGGGAGAGAGTTTTGTCATTGCATATGGTGATTGTGGATGACTGTCTACTGGAAATATTGAAAATCTTTTAAATCCAAATCATGAAAACCTGGAATTATCAAAAAAGACATTTGCGAAGTTAACCTGGAGAGGATTGGTGGCGTTGACTATATCCTTCACCTCGCTATAATGCCATGGGCATATTTTGTATATTATCAATGGAGTAGGTATTATCATTTGATAATTTCTGGCAGGATATATGTACGTTCCAATGTTGGTATTGTGATTGATACTGTTCACCGTAGATGTTGCAACTTTTTTAAGCAAATAATTTACGGTATTGTTAACATTATGGGAAGTAATGTATCATTTGCAGGCTTTATTTTACTGCAAATGATTATTACTTTAGTGTTATCAGTTTATAATCGCACTTTATGCCAGTCCCTGAAAAGGTTTATATTAATGGGTGTTGTTGGGGTTTTTAATATTTTTAAATAAGTCGTTTACTTCTGTTTCCCATCCATCTTTATGAATTATTCTTTTCATGTGTAAATCTGCATCCAATATTTCTTTTTTAGTGAGTTTACTGAATTCCATCCAGTTTTTATCAAAAACATATATTGCATTACCATAAATCAAAGACTCCAGTATAGTAAATTCCTTAAACTCAAATCCAACATATCCAGTAAAACCGGCGGTTCCAATAAATGTCATTGTTGGATTATGCGAATTTATGTATTTTATTCTGGCTTCATCAGCCACTCTTTTAGTTTTCTTTGTCTGTTCTAATACTGGCTTCAGGTGTTCTTTTAACTTTCCCCAGGGCATTTTACCTTTCGGCAGTAGTTCCCAGTTTAATCTTTTAAGATTTATTAAATCTGTTAATTCGCTTAAGTCTTCTTTTAAGATTTCACATTCTTTAAAAAGCTCTAAAAATAAATTTATAGTATGTTTCAATAGTTCATCATCTTTTTTATAAATGAATTTTTTATCAGCGATTATGATTTTTTGACCTTCTTTTTCAACAATTCTTAATTCAATACTTGGAGGGGCTATTGGTTCTCTGTATACTCGTTCGTAGGGTATTGTACAAATTTCTGTTACTTCTTTAGTTTCGCCTCTACCGCACCATTGTTTCCATGTTAATGATCTTTGATAGTATTTTGTTTCTTTGCCTAATTCTGGTCGTTTAATGTATGATCCTTCTGAATTAAACCGGGTGATAGTTGAATGTTTACCTGCTCCTGAGCCAATAGTGGGTAAAACTTGTTCGCCTATCTCTAAATCTTGTGTAAATCCAATTTTATTCAAATTATTGAACCTATCTATGTTTGAAACGCTGATTATTATAGCGGTTCCTTCTTCTTGATTTTTAAATTGTGTTTCTAAATTATTAATTCTAGTTTTACTTATTATCATATTCGGTCTCCTTAATCATTAATTAATTTAGGAGTGGTTATTTTTTAACCACTCTATTCTTTTTCATAAGTGCATTTTCCACATCTGCTACATGGTGGTAAGGGTTTACTTGACTTGTCAAGATGTAAATCTTCTCCACAGTTGGTGCAGACATATCTTCCAATGCCCGGTTTTTCCCCACATTTGTAGGTCATGAATATCACCTTTTTTTAGGTATATCTAATGGGAGTCGCAAGTAGTATTGTTTAAATATGATAAACAAGAAAAATAGAAAGTGAAGTTACTGTTTTACTTAAGGTTATTCATGCTTGTAATTAACTTTGTATTCTTGTAATTTCTTTCGTCTTTTTCTAGTAATAGGCCACTACAATGTCCTACTAAAGTAATGGCCTATTTTTAAGACATATTTTTTTAACTAATGTTATCACCATTGATATTTTGTCATTCTACAGTCATAGTCATAGGCACTTTTTAAAGCACCATCATTGACACAATATTAAGATTACACAAAGTGTGTAAAATCTTTTAGCCAATAGTTCAAGAATTGGCCATATTAACATTTAGTATTTTAGATAATACTGGTATATAAACATTTTTATTAACTTTTTTAGGATATATTTTTGGTATTTTCTTCTAATTTTTAGTATTTCTCATTATTTTTAATAGAAAATAGGTTCTAAAAAAAGGTATTTTTTAAAATTTATAGTTAAATTCAATACTTATTTTCAGTACTTTTGATGTAATTTTTAGAAAAGTATTATATTGACTTTATCCAAATGTATATTCATGGTAGAAATTATATCTCTTGAAGATGTTTACACTGCAATGTGTTCTAGTAAGCCAACATTATATAAAGCAGTTGCAGGTTTAATATTCTCATCAACTATGACTCCATCAACAATAGCAGAATTAACGCTAAATGACTTTCTAGTTGCATGCGATGAATATTTTGATGAAGATGAAGAAAAGTCACTAGTAAACCTCCTTAAGAAAAATCCTTGGAAAATTGTTCCCAACTGGAAATTAAAATCAAAAAACATCTTTACATTCAACACACCTGAAACTACATTTTATTTGTTTTTATATATAAAAGAAAAAAGAATGAAAGATTTAAATAATTTGGGGAATCCTTTATTTAAAAGTGGTAAAAATAATTTTTTAACATCAAGTAAAATCTCATCCTATGTGACAGAGTTCAATGCAGTTCTTAATTTATTCAATGAGGGTTATGGCAATAAATTCAAGTCAAAAAATCTAATTGCAACATTTGAAGAAATATATGATAAACAGATGTATATTGGAATAAAAAACAAAAATAATTTGATTAAGCTATTTGAAGGAAGACTGGCGAATAATAGTAAGTTTTACCGATATGCAGTTAAAAACCCTCATAAAATTAAAGAATATTATAATATGTTAGTGCCATATTTAACTTCAAGATCATATAATCTTGATAGATTCCATAGAAGCGGTATGGATGATAAAAAAAAGATTTCTTTAATTGTTAAAGATTTTTATAATGCTGAATTAAAAGATGATTTGAATTTGGATTATACTCAAGGACAGTTGTTGTGTAAGTTTGCAGTAGGTTTGTCAAAATATGTGCCTTTTTCTAATGATGAATTATATTTAAATAAATTATTTAAAAAGGCAATTATTAAGTTAAAAGTCTATAATTATGATTTTATGGATGGGGGAGGAATTTTAATGTATTATGTTAATAAAAATTCTAATCCTGAAGTTTATGCTAATAAATTGGAGGAAGATAGTTATAAATTAGGAGCTTATGATATAATTAATGTTAGTAGGGATGAGTTGAATAAACTTTTTATTAATTATGTTATTGAAAATAATTATTATAATAAATTTATGAGGGATTTTGAAGCAGAAATGATAATAAAAAAAGTTTGTTATAATTTAATTGATTATGAAGATAGAATTATATGAAAATTTTATCAAAGGTGAAAAAATGGTTGATTGGACTCATTTCAATAAAAATAATGGAGGTAGTGATTCTGACGCGTTTGAAGAAATGATTTATCTTTTATTTTGCACAAAATATGATAAAAAAGAAGGAATTTTTGGTTATTTTAATCAAAGAGGCATTGAAAAAGAACCGATTAAAGTAAATGATAAATGCATAGGGTTTCAAGCAAAGTTTTATACAACAAAATTATCAGATAACACCCCAGATTTAATAAAATCAATTAAATTTGCAAAAAGGGATTATCCCAATATTTCTAAAATTGAATTTTACATAAATAAAGAATATGGTCAAGGTCGTAAAAAAGGCACTAATAAACCTCAAGGACAAATCAAAGTAGAAGAATTTGCTGAGAAAAATGATATTGAAATTGCATGGTATTTAAAGAGCAAGTTGGATGTGATTTTATTCCAACCGGAATATCAAAGAATTCATGAAAAATTTTTTGGCAAAGAAAAATCGTTTTTGGATTATATTGAAGAGCTAAATATTTATTCAAATTCTTTATTTGAAAATATTAAGGATGATTTAACACTTAAGGATAATCCCATTAAACTTAATAGAGATTCATATATAAATGAAATTGATGAAAAAGTATCTGAAAATGATTGTTTCTTGATTAATGGAAATCCCGGATGTGGTAAATCTGCTTTGGCTAAAGAGTTCTTAAAACAAAAAGATTGTCCTATTTTAATGTTTAAGCCTGATGATTTTGATGTAGAAAATATTCAATTCTTTTTTGATAGATTTAATTTGTCTTTAAATGAATTTAGGGAGTTTTTTAAGGATTTTGATGAAAAATTTATTTTAATAGATTCTGCTGAGTTAATCGGCACTTTAAAAAACCAAAGGGTTATTGATGAATTTTTCAAATTGATGATTCAGGATTCCTGGAAAATTATTTTCACTTCAAGATTAAATTATTCCAATAGTCTAAAATTAAATCTGAAAGTAAACCTTAACTTTAAAGTTGATGAGATAACTGTAAAAGAATTATCCTTAAATGAGTTAGTGTCCTTATTTGAAGAAAATAAATTAAAACTGCCACAAAATATTAAATTTAAAAAATCACTTCAAAACTTATTTTATTTAAACGCATATTTATCCAATATCGATAATATTGATTTGGAGGATGAATCCGAAATTAAAGATGTATTATGGGATTTGATAATTAAAAAATCACATTATCAATATGGCAATAATCCTGATAAAAGAGAGGAATGTTTTCTAAGATTTATTGAGATGAAATCTAGCAATCCCTACTTTAAATTTGAGAGTGACTATTTTTGTCAGGAAATATTAAATGATTTTCAAAGAGATGGAATTATTAGCAATATTTCTGACAAATATTATTTCTGCCATGACATATATGAAGATTGGGGTCTTGAAAAGATAATTAATAAAAATTTCAATGAATCTAGCGATTATGAAATATTTTTTAAAAAGATTAATGATTCTGTTAAATTTAAAGTGGCTTATAGAAAATGGTTGCATTATCAATTAAATAATAATTATGGAAATGTTGATGAATTTTTAGACTTTGTTATTGTTGATGATCAATGTAGGGAATCATGGGTTGATGAAACTCTCTTTGCTGTTGTCGTTTCAAACAAATTTGAATTATTTTTGAAAAAATTTAAATTTCAAATAATGAGTGATGAGTTTATTCTAAAAAGGATATTGTATTGGCTGCAAACAATTTTTAGAAAGGAAAGTGATTCTCAATTTTCCAAGTTGGTAAAAGAACATGCAAATAAAATTATTTACAAGCCTTTTGGAGTTTATTGGGAAAAATTTATTTCATTTTTATATGACAATTTGGAAAAATGGAACAAATCTCAAATGGAAATAATTGTGCCTTACTTGTTAGAATGGAATCGGCATTATTCTGAAGGAGATGCGACTAGAAACTCTTCATTAATTGGATTAAAGTTTTATGAAAATCTGGAAGCCAATGATTATTATGGTGTTGATAAACTTAAAGATTCTTGTGTTTCCATTATCCTTTTAGGTTCAAAGGAAATAAAAAATGAACTTGAAGAAATTTTAAATAAGACATTGTTAAATCAGTGAAAAAAAAGTCAAGATCCTTATTATATGCTATCTATTCGGATATTGGGTATGAACAATTATGGGAACATATGTGAAATTTTTCCTGATCAGATATTAAAGTTAGCGGATTTATTTTGGATTGATGATAATAAATCAGACTATGATTTTGATAGATATGAAAGAAGTTTTTTAATAGATAATAATATTACTTGGAAATATTCTTATGAAAGTCCTTTAGAAACTCCTATTCTATACTTATTAACATGTCATCCTGAAAAAACTGTAGATTTCATAATAAATTTTGTAAATAAATCTATTGAATATCATGTTGAAAACTATCCAACTGATAATGATGATTTCTATCGCATTGATGAAATTGTGCTGGAAATTGATGGAATAAAAAATAAACAGTATATTTCAAACTCACTGTGGCAATGTTATAGGGGATCCGGTTCTCCGGTAATTCCTACGTTGCTAAAAATTATGCATATGGCATTGGAGAAGTTTTTACTTGATGAATGTG containing:
- a CDS encoding rubredoxin-like protein, with the protein product MTYKCGEKPGIGRYVCTNCGEDLHLDKSSKPLPPCSRCGKCTYEKE